In Gammaproteobacteria bacterium, the following proteins share a genomic window:
- the murJ gene encoding murein biosynthesis integral membrane protein MurJ — MSALIKSTASVSSMTLLSRVLGLARDIVIARFFSASDAADAFFVAFKIPNFLRRLFAEGAFSLAFVPVLTEYRSNYTPAQTRDLIDRVAGTLGFILLLLSVLGMAASPLLIGIFAAGFIDQPAKFDLTADMLRLTFPYILLISMTAMAGGILNTWKHFAVPAFTPVLLNLSLIGCAMWLSPRLDVPITGLAWGVLLAGIAQLLFQLPFLYREGLLPRPKWGWRHEGVQKIIKLMIPALFGSSVAQINLLFDTFIASFLVTGSVSWLYYSDRLLEFPLGVFGIALATVVLPNLSAAHYSEGDNSFNKTLTWAIQLALIIAVPATFGLFLLAQPILATLFEYGAFQTHDSMMAAYSLMAYSLGLPAFILIKILASGFYARQDTKTPVRIGIQAMIFNMVLNVVFVVSMLQADFLAPHVGLALATSAAAYFNAFRLARELRHEAILGSLKTFSKPLLKILCACIAMTVVIQFLLPGLELWSEWHWHQRLIQLAWMILPAILCYGIMLWIMGFRRQHLVA, encoded by the coding sequence ATGAGCGCGCTGATAAAATCAACTGCCTCGGTAAGCTCGATGACACTGCTGTCCCGCGTTCTGGGGTTGGCCCGTGATATCGTTATCGCTCGGTTTTTTTCCGCCAGTGATGCTGCGGATGCCTTTTTCGTCGCCTTCAAGATTCCCAATTTTCTGCGCCGACTATTTGCCGAGGGCGCGTTTTCGCTGGCCTTCGTGCCGGTCCTGACCGAGTATCGCAGCAACTATACGCCAGCACAGACGCGGGATTTGATCGATCGGGTTGCGGGCACACTCGGCTTTATTCTGTTGTTGTTAAGCGTGCTGGGCATGGCTGCTTCGCCGCTGTTAATCGGGATATTTGCTGCCGGATTCATCGACCAACCCGCCAAGTTCGACCTGACTGCAGACATGCTGCGGCTGACATTTCCCTACATCCTGTTGATATCGATGACCGCGATGGCCGGCGGCATACTCAATACCTGGAAGCACTTCGCGGTACCTGCCTTTACGCCGGTCCTGCTCAATCTCAGCCTGATCGGATGTGCCATGTGGTTAAGCCCTCGTCTCGACGTGCCGATAACGGGGCTTGCCTGGGGCGTTTTACTTGCGGGTATCGCGCAACTTCTGTTTCAGTTACCGTTCCTGTATCGCGAGGGCCTGCTGCCACGACCGAAATGGGGCTGGCGCCACGAAGGCGTACAAAAAATCATCAAACTGATGATCCCGGCGCTGTTCGGATCATCGGTGGCGCAGATCAACCTGCTGTTCGATACCTTTATCGCCTCATTCCTGGTTACCGGAAGTGTCTCCTGGCTCTATTACTCGGATCGCCTGCTCGAGTTTCCGCTAGGCGTGTTCGGTATCGCGCTCGCAACCGTGGTGCTGCCCAACCTGTCCGCGGCACATTACAGTGAAGGAGACAATAGCTTTAATAAGACCCTGACCTGGGCGATACAACTGGCCCTGATCATCGCGGTACCGGCAACTTTCGGCCTGTTCCTGCTGGCCCAACCGATACTGGCGACACTGTTCGAATACGGCGCGTTCCAGACGCATGATTCAATGATGGCGGCCTACAGCCTGATGGCTTACAGCCTTGGCTTGCCGGCATTCATCCTGATCAAGATTCTCGCGAGCGGATTCTACGCCCGCCAGGACACGAAAACACCGGTGCGTATCGGTATCCAGGCGATGATATTCAACATGGTGCTGAATGTTGTTTTCGTCGTCTCGATGCTGCAAGCCGACTTTCTCGCACCGCATGTCGGACTTGCGCTTGCGACCAGCGCCGCGGCCTATTTCAACGCCTTCCGGCTGGCGCGTGAATTACGCCACGAAGCCATCCTGGGCTCACTCAAAACTTTCAGTAAACCCTTGCTTAAAATCCTGTGCGCCTGTATCGCAATGACCGTGGTAATTCAATTTCTGCTCCCGGGCCTGGAACTCTGGAGTGAGTGGCACTGGCATCAACGTCTCATCCAGCTCGCCTGGATGATCCTGCCCGCGATCTTGTGCTACGGCATAATGCTTTGGATAATGGGTTTTCGTCGCCAACATCTCGTCGCCTGA
- the rpsT gene encoding 30S ribosomal protein S20, giving the protein MANSASARKRASQAERRRKANASRRSMMRTQLKATVAAITAADKKAAEEAYKKVVPILDSSATHGLISHNKAARHKSRLNTQIKAL; this is encoded by the coding sequence TTGGCAAATTCAGCATCCGCACGTAAGCGTGCCAGTCAGGCCGAAAGGCGCCGCAAGGCTAATGCCAGCCGTCGCTCGATGATGCGGACGCAACTCAAGGCAACGGTCGCCGCAATTACTGCTGCCGATAAAAAAGCCGCTGAAGAAGCTTACAAAAAGGTAGTGCCGATCCTGGATAGTTCAGCCACGCACGGCCTGATCAGCCACAACAAGGCCGCGCGCCACAAGAGCCGTCTCAATACCCAGATCAAGGCGCTGTAA
- a CDS encoding fumarylacetoacetate hydrolase family protein — protein MNSLRLGSASFTPSKVVCIGRNYLEHIRELGNETPDTMVIFNKPNSSISHTLRATHDEPLHYEGEICFMVRAGKLHAVGFGLDLTRRELQSRLKAKGLPWERAKAFDGAACFSDFVLLDGIEIESLSLQLEINGELRQDGGYELMLHKPGQVLLDIQQFMTLEDDDIIMTGTPKGVGQVTAGDHFVGRIKSGDEVLISREWLAE, from the coding sequence ATGAATAGTCTTCGACTGGGGTCTGCAAGCTTTACGCCGTCAAAGGTCGTTTGTATCGGGCGAAATTACCTCGAACACATTCGGGAACTGGGCAACGAAACCCCGGATACGATGGTGATTTTCAACAAGCCCAACTCTTCGATTTCGCACACGCTGCGGGCAACGCATGACGAGCCGCTGCACTACGAAGGCGAAATCTGTTTCATGGTACGCGCCGGAAAATTGCATGCGGTCGGATTCGGCCTTGATTTAACCCGGCGCGAATTGCAGTCAAGACTGAAAGCAAAGGGTTTACCCTGGGAACGGGCCAAGGCCTTCGATGGTGCCGCCTGTTTTAGCGATTTTGTTCTACTTGACGGTATCGAAATCGAGAGCCTGTCCCTGCAGCTCGAGATTAATGGTGAACTGCGTCAGGATGGCGGTTACGAGTTGATGTTGCACAAGCCCGGGCAGGTCCTGCTTGACATCCAGCAATTCATGACACTCGAAGACGATGACATTATCATGACCGGCACCCCGAAAGGCGTCGGCCAGGTGACTGCCGGGGACCACTTCGTTGGCCGCATCAAATCCGGGGACGAGGTACTGATCAGCCGGGAATGGCTGGCCGAGTGA